The genomic region ATAAAGTTTGAAGATTTAGCAGCTTTTGATGATGTTTCAAACATGTCACCTGAGGAATTTTTCAAGACTTTAGAGCAGACAATGTTGTCTAAAGACGACACGGAAGCTCACGAAAAATTAGGTAAGATTGAAGAAATGATGGAAGGTGCTGTTGAAGATGTTCTGACAGAACATGCCCAACAAGCTGAGATTGAACCGGAAGAAGATGTGAATCCATCAGATTATGTTCACTATGTCTTGGATTTTCCAAGCTTAGAAGCTGCTGTTGCTTTTGCTAAGGTTATTGATTTTCCAGTTGAAGCTTCAGAGCTTTATAAGATGGATGGGGCTTACTACATGACAGTTCTCATTGATTTGCAAAATCATCCTTCTTATTATGCAAATTTGATGTATGCCCGTATGTTAGAATACGCTGGCGCTGGTACAAAAACGCGTGCTTATTTACAAGAGCATGCGGTTGAATTATTGACGGATGATGCCGTCGAAAAATTAAAAATGATTGAGTTGGTATAGTATGGCACCCTTTACGATTGAATATGTTTTAGTTTTAATTGGCGCGTTTTTATTATCACTTTTCTTGACGCCAATTGTTCGTTTTATTGCTTTTCGTGTTGGTGCCGTTGACAATCCAAATGCTCGTCGTGTTAATGAAGTCCCAATGCCAAGTAGTGGTGGGTTGGCGATTTTCTTAGCCTTTTTAATGTCATCTTTGATTTTTATGCCAATGGTTTTGAAACAGCCGGTTTGGACGATTTCTTATTTTGATTATATTTTGCCTGTTGTTATTGGTGGTTTTATCATTACAGCGACTGGTTTTATCGATGATATTTATGAATTGAAGCCAAAAACAAAAATGGCAGGGATTATTTTAGGAGCTGTCATTGTTTGGGCCTTTACGGATTTCCGTTTTGATAGTTTTAAAATTCCTTTCGGTGGACCGTTATTGCAATTCAATTCAGTAGTCACTTTCTTTTTGACGGTCTTTTGGATTATTTCAATTACAAACGCCATGAATTTGATTGATGGCTTAGATGGTCTGGTGAGTGGTGTTTCTATCATTAGCTTGATTACAATGGCTTTGGTATCTTATTTCTTCTTGCCACAGATCGACTTTTACTTGACTGTGACAATCTTATTATTGATTGCTTGTATTGCAGGATTTTTCCCTTATAATTACAATCCAGCTATTATATACTTGGGAGATACCGGAGCTCTTTTCATAGGATTTATGATTGGTGTGCTATCTCTTCAAGGATTGAAAAATTCGACTGCTGTTGCGGTGGTGACACCCGTTATTATTCTTGGTGTTCCAATTTTGGATACAACTGTTGCGATTATTCGTCGTAAATTATCAGGACGTCCAGCGACAGAAGCAGACAAGATGCATTTGCATCACCGTTTGTTGGCTATGGGATTCACACACCGTGGAGCCGTTTTGGTTGTTTATGGTATTGCGATTCTTTTCTCACTCATCGCACTCTTACTAAATGTTTCAAGTCGTTTAGGTGGTGTGCTGTTGATGATTGGTTTAGCTTTTGCCTTAGAGGTCTTTATTGAAGGACTTGAAATTTGGGGCGTTGGTCGAACACCACTTTTCGATATCCTTAAATTTATCGGAAATAGCGATTATCGCCAAGCGACAATGTTAAAATGGAAAAATCGCAAAAATAATAAGTAAATGGAAAGCCTATTATGGCTTTTTTTTTGATATAATGATTAGTAACCCTATAGAACTGCGGTAATTTTCAGAAAAAAGTTACTGCCGTATTTGATAAATTGGAGGAACGTACACATGTCTGTACTTGAAATAAAAGATCTTCATGTTTCAATTGAAGATAAAGAAATTCTTAAGGGTGTCAATTTAACCCTTAAGACTGGAGAGATTGCTGCGATTATGGGTCCTAATGGAACTGGTAAATCAACGCTTTCAGCTGCTATCATGGGTAATCCAAATTACGAGGTTACTCAGGGTGAAATTTTGCTAGATGGTGAGAACATTCTTGACCTTGAAGTCGATGAGCGCGCTCGTTTAGGTTTATTCCTTGCCATGCAATATCCGTCTGAAATTCCAGGTATTACAAATGCTGAATTTATTCGTGCAGCTATGAATGCTGGAAAAGAAGATGACGAAAAAATTTCTGTTATGGATTTCATCACAAAATTGGATGAAAAGATGGCATTTCTTGGCATGAAAGAAGAAATGGCAGAACGTTACCTTAACGAAGGTTTCTCAGGTGGTGAAAAAAAACGTAACGAAATTCTTCAATTGTTGATGCTTGAACCTAAATTTGCTCTTCTTGATGAAATCGATTCAGGTCTTGATATCGATGCTTTGAAAGTTGTTTCAAAAGGTATTAACGCTATGCGTGGAAAAGACTTTGGAGCAATGATTATCACTCACTATCAACGACTTCTTAACTACATCACACCAGATGTTGTTCATATTATGATGGATGGTCGTGTTGTTCTTACAGGTGGTGCAGAACTTGCTGCTCGTCTTGAAAAAGAAGGTTATGCGAAAATTGCCGAAGAACTTGGGATTAAATACGAAGAAGAAGTGTAACTGATGATGTCAAGTCTACTGTTATAGTAGACGCTACTCGTATGTAGGATATAAAAAGGAGTAAACATCAAATTATGACGAAAGAATCAGTTTTAAATTTTTCACAATCAAAAGCAGAACCTTTGTGGTTGCAAGAGCGACGCTTAGCTGCTTTTGATTATATAGATAAATTACCATTACCAGAGGTCAACCGTGTTAAATTTCACCGTTGGAACTTGGGTGATGGAAGCATTTCAGAGGATGTGGCTTTGGCTAATATCCCTGATTTTACAGCACTGGGAGATAATACAAAACTTGTTCAAGTTGGAACTCAGACAGTCCTTGAACAATTACCTGTTGACTTGATGTCAAAAGGTGTTATTTTTACAGATTTTTATAGCGCTTTGGAAGAAATTCCAGAAGTGATTGAAAAATATTTTGGTAAAGCGCGTGGTGACATGGAAGACAAGTTAGCTGCTTATCATACAGCTTACTTTAACAGTGCTGCTGTGCTTTATGTCCCAGATAATGTTGATATTGAAGAGCCAATCGAAGGACTCTTTTTCCAAGATAAGGCTAGTGATGTTCCGTTTAACAAACACGTCCTTATTATTATAGGAAAAAATAGTCACATCAGTTATCTAGAACGTTTTGAAACAATCGGTGAAGGTGATGCTAAAGCAACAGCAAATATTTCTGTTGAAGTCATTGCATTAGATGGCAGTCAAGTGAAGTTTTCGGCTATTGACCGTCTTGGAAATAACGTGACAACTTATATCAGTCGACGCGCTCGTCATGGCAAAGATGCTGTGGTGGACTGGGCAATCGGCATCATGAATGAAGGCAATGTGATTGCTGATTTTGATTCAGACTTGTACGGAGATGGTAGCCAAGCTAATCTTAA from Streptococcus lutetiensis harbors:
- the mecA gene encoding adaptor protein MecA; translation: MEMKQISETTLKITISMEDLEERGMELKDFLIPQEKTEEFFYSVMDELDLPDNFKDSGMLSFRVTPRKDRIDVFVTKSEINKDIKFEDLAAFDDVSNMSPEEFFKTLEQTMLSKDDTEAHEKLGKIEEMMEGAVEDVLTEHAQQAEIEPEEDVNPSDYVHYVLDFPSLEAAVAFAKVIDFPVEASELYKMDGAYYMTVLIDLQNHPSYYANLMYARMLEYAGAGTKTRAYLQEHAVELLTDDAVEKLKMIELV
- a CDS encoding glycosyltransferase family 4 protein; protein product: MAPFTIEYVLVLIGAFLLSLFLTPIVRFIAFRVGAVDNPNARRVNEVPMPSSGGLAIFLAFLMSSLIFMPMVLKQPVWTISYFDYILPVVIGGFIITATGFIDDIYELKPKTKMAGIILGAVIVWAFTDFRFDSFKIPFGGPLLQFNSVVTFFLTVFWIISITNAMNLIDGLDGLVSGVSIISLITMALVSYFFLPQIDFYLTVTILLLIACIAGFFPYNYNPAIIYLGDTGALFIGFMIGVLSLQGLKNSTAVAVVTPVIILGVPILDTTVAIIRRKLSGRPATEADKMHLHHRLLAMGFTHRGAVLVVYGIAILFSLIALLLNVSSRLGGVLLMIGLAFALEVFIEGLEIWGVGRTPLFDILKFIGNSDYRQATMLKWKNRKNNK
- the sufC gene encoding Fe-S cluster assembly ATPase SufC, with product MSVLEIKDLHVSIEDKEILKGVNLTLKTGEIAAIMGPNGTGKSTLSAAIMGNPNYEVTQGEILLDGENILDLEVDERARLGLFLAMQYPSEIPGITNAEFIRAAMNAGKEDDEKISVMDFITKLDEKMAFLGMKEEMAERYLNEGFSGGEKKRNEILQLLMLEPKFALLDEIDSGLDIDALKVVSKGINAMRGKDFGAMIITHYQRLLNYITPDVVHIMMDGRVVLTGGAELAARLEKEGYAKIAEELGIKYEEEV
- the sufD gene encoding Fe-S cluster assembly protein SufD, whose translation is MTKESVLNFSQSKAEPLWLQERRLAAFDYIDKLPLPEVNRVKFHRWNLGDGSISEDVALANIPDFTALGDNTKLVQVGTQTVLEQLPVDLMSKGVIFTDFYSALEEIPEVIEKYFGKARGDMEDKLAAYHTAYFNSAAVLYVPDNVDIEEPIEGLFFQDKASDVPFNKHVLIIIGKNSHISYLERFETIGEGDAKATANISVEVIALDGSQVKFSAIDRLGNNVTTYISRRARHGKDAVVDWAIGIMNEGNVIADFDSDLYGDGSQANLKVVAASSGRQVQGVDTRVTNYGCHTVGHILQHGVILERGTLTFNGVGHIVKGAKGADAQQESRVLMLSDKARSDANPILLIDENDVTAGHAASIGQVDPEDMYYLMSRGIDKETAERLVIRGFLGTVITEIPVKEVRDEMIAVLDSKLEQR